A genome region from Rhizobium jaguaris includes the following:
- the iolB gene encoding 5-deoxy-glucuronate isomerase, protein MSDLLRKPFGRHGKVHEITPQSAGWRYVGFSLHKLRAGEEASEQTGSNEVILVMVEGKAAINAAGQEWGVLGERMNVFEKTPPHCLYVPNGREWSARADTDCTIAVCSAPGKNGHEARRIGPDGISLTERGKGTNTRFINNIAMENEDYCDSLLVTEVFTPPGHWSSYPSHRHDEDDFPRITYLEETYYHRINPSEGFGVQRVYTDDGRMDETMAVSDGDVVLVPRGHHPCGAPYGFEMYYLNVMAGPLRKWRFVPAPEVEWIMKRDA, encoded by the coding sequence ATGAGCGATTTGTTACGCAAACCATTCGGCCGCCACGGGAAGGTCCACGAGATAACGCCGCAATCCGCCGGCTGGCGATATGTCGGTTTCTCGCTCCACAAGCTGCGGGCAGGTGAAGAAGCCTCTGAGCAGACCGGTTCGAACGAGGTGATCCTCGTCATGGTGGAAGGCAAGGCCGCGATCAACGCCGCCGGGCAGGAATGGGGCGTTCTCGGCGAGCGCATGAACGTGTTCGAGAAGACGCCACCGCATTGCCTCTATGTTCCCAATGGCCGCGAATGGAGTGCGAGGGCGGACACGGATTGCACGATCGCTGTGTGCTCTGCGCCAGGCAAAAACGGCCATGAGGCGCGCCGTATCGGGCCCGACGGCATCTCGCTTACCGAGCGGGGCAAGGGGACGAATACTCGCTTCATCAACAACATCGCGATGGAGAACGAGGACTACTGCGACAGCCTTCTGGTTACGGAGGTCTTCACGCCGCCCGGACATTGGTCGAGCTACCCCTCTCATCGACACGACGAGGATGACTTCCCGCGCATCACCTACCTCGAGGAGACCTATTACCATCGCATCAATCCGAGTGAAGGCTTCGGAGTCCAGCGTGTCTACACCGACGACGGTAGGATGGACGAGACGATGGCCGTGTCTGACGGCGATGTCGTTCTGGTTCCCCGCGGCCATCACCCGTGCGGCGCACCCTATGGGTTCGAGATGTACTACCTCAACGTCATGGCCGGCCCGTTGAGAAAGTGGCGCTTCGTTCCAGCGCCTGAAGTCGAATGGATCATGAAACGTGACGCCTGA
- the iolE gene encoding myo-inosose-2 dehydratase: MSQQSTLPSSKARLAVSPLSWANDVLEDLGADISLDTCLNDAAANGYAGVELGRKFPREASVLKPLLDKNGLALASGWHSGQLAEKSVGEEMISVAAHAELLKAMGCSVLVYGEVAMMTPGSPLDAPMSHRLLMPEADRAGYSARLTEFGKRLFDTYGLRLAYHHHLMMVAETFEEISAIIGEAGPDAGLLLDTGHAAAAGFDYAELIERFGDRIVHIHLKDVRKAIRAEVQSKDLSFNEGVRNGMFTIPGDGVIDFDPVVRFVKDTGYAGWLVVEAEQDPAVAAPKECTARAFEFVQSKFRD; this comes from the coding sequence ATGAGCCAGCAATCAACCCTGCCTTCCTCGAAAGCGCGACTGGCCGTCAGTCCCTTGTCTTGGGCGAACGATGTGCTTGAAGATCTTGGTGCCGATATTTCTCTCGACACGTGCCTGAATGACGCCGCTGCGAACGGCTATGCGGGCGTCGAGCTTGGACGGAAGTTTCCGCGCGAAGCTTCGGTCCTGAAGCCGCTGCTCGATAAGAACGGCCTTGCTCTCGCCTCGGGCTGGCATTCCGGCCAACTGGCGGAGAAGTCGGTGGGCGAGGAAATGATCTCAGTTGCCGCCCACGCTGAACTTTTGAAAGCCATGGGGTGCAGTGTGCTGGTCTACGGTGAGGTCGCGATGATGACGCCCGGATCGCCGCTCGATGCGCCGATGTCGCACCGGTTACTCATGCCGGAGGCAGACAGGGCGGGATACTCCGCGCGACTGACCGAGTTCGGAAAGCGCCTCTTCGACACCTATGGGCTAAGGCTCGCCTATCATCACCACCTCATGATGGTCGCAGAAACCTTTGAGGAAATCTCCGCCATCATCGGTGAAGCTGGGCCGGACGCTGGGCTTCTTCTCGATACCGGACACGCCGCTGCTGCCGGATTTGATTATGCGGAGCTGATCGAGCGGTTTGGAGACCGTATCGTTCACATCCATCTGAAAGACGTTCGCAAGGCAATCCGCGCGGAGGTGCAGTCGAAGGATCTGAGTTTCAACGAGGGAGTGCGGAACGGCATGTTCACGATTCCAGGCGACGGCGTGATCGATTTCGACCCCGTCGTCCGCTTCGTGAAGGACACTGGCTATGCTGGATGGCTCGTTGTCGAGGCAGAGCAGGATCCTGCCGTCGCGGCGCCGAAGGAGTGCACGGCACGAGCGTTCGAATTCGTTCAGTCCAAGTTTCGCGACTGA
- a CDS encoding tautomerase family protein — protein sequence MPLMKFHIYRGRSGDQINTLLDAAHDAMVQSFKVPERDRYQILNEHEPSHLRVLDTGLDIPRTDRFVMVEVVSRSRTTEEKTSFYQMLCSALEERCGIVPSDVMVSFTQNTDEDWSFGEGRAQFLTGEL from the coding sequence ATGCCACTCATGAAATTCCACATCTATCGCGGACGCAGCGGGGACCAGATCAACACGCTGCTTGATGCCGCTCACGACGCTATGGTTCAGTCCTTCAAGGTTCCGGAGCGAGACCGCTATCAGATCCTGAACGAACATGAACCGAGCCATCTGCGAGTACTCGACACCGGGCTCGATATACCGCGCACGGACCGTTTCGTGATGGTCGAGGTCGTCTCGCGTTCGAGGACGACCGAGGAGAAGACCTCCTTCTACCAGATGCTCTGTTCAGCTCTGGAGGAGCGATGTGGAATCGTCCCGAGCGACGTCATGGTGTCCTTCACGCAGAACACAGACGAGGATTGGTCCTTCGGCGAAGGTCGGGCCCAGTTCCTGACCGGAGAGCTCTAG
- a CDS encoding MurR/RpiR family transcriptional regulator has product MDRKKAVAPEKSGCEASHIGQLKDMIVATNLRLPEQQERVARIALFDPDVVAFGTTASLAQRCMVAPSTVVCVANALGFATFKEFRHIFRQHLLAKGKVA; this is encoded by the coding sequence ATGGACCGGAAAAAAGCGGTTGCACCGGAAAAAAGCGGTTGCGAAGCCAGCCACATCGGCCAGCTGAAAGATATGATCGTAGCAACCAACCTTCGTCTTCCGGAGCAACAAGAGCGCGTTGCCCGGATCGCTTTATTTGATCCCGATGTCGTCGCCTTCGGCACGACGGCCTCGCTCGCACAAAGATGTATGGTTGCTCCCTCAACTGTCGTGTGTGTCGCAAATGCTCTAGGCTTCGCCACCTTCAAGGAGTTTCGGCATATTTTTCGCCAGCACCTCCTTGCAAAAGGCAAGGTCGCCTAG